One genomic window of Betaproteobacteria bacterium includes the following:
- a CDS encoding DUF937 domain-containing protein, whose product MGGILMALLPVVLGMLANRGGGASQSGSQGGGGLGDLIGSMLGGGAISSGGGLGDLLQRFQQAGFGEQAQSWVGTGQNQSISPDVIGQIFGSGGLSQIAQQAGLSEQETSEGLSQLLPDVVDRFTPDGQVPNLDQLSA is encoded by the coding sequence ATGGGCGGCATCCTGATGGCATTGCTGCCGGTGGTGCTCGGCATGCTCGCGAATCGCGGCGGTGGAGCATCGCAGTCCGGCAGCCAGGGCGGCGGCGGTCTCGGCGACCTCATCGGAAGCATGCTGGGCGGCGGCGCGATCAGCAGCGGGGGCGGTCTGGGCGACCTGTTGCAGCGCTTCCAGCAGGCGGGCTTCGGCGAGCAGGCGCAGTCATGGGTGGGCACCGGGCAGAACCAGTCCATTTCCCCCGACGTGATCGGCCAGATCTTCGGTTCCGGTGGGCTGTCGCAGATTGCGCAGCAGGCGGGCTTGAGCGAGCAGGAGACGTCGGAAGGTCTGTCGCAATTGTTGCCGGACGTGGTCGACCGCTTCACCCCGGATGGGCAGGTGCCGAACCTGGATCAGTTGAGCGC